From Draconibacterium halophilum, one genomic window encodes:
- a CDS encoding TldD/PmbA family protein, with translation MFAAGSIVLPPLVQSCQNVQISADVKSYLDHFEVTPEMLQKVIATAMNKGGDYADLFFEHKITNSLALEDGKVNRAYSNIDFGVGIRVLKGDQTGFAYSENIAIDDMLNAAKMAANIANSSANFTAAEYNEKLPANYYKISKKWEDVSVKDKVPFVQKVNDKIFGLDEKVIKVNAGMSDESSYVMFYNSEGRLTYDYRPMISFYAVCVMQEGEQIENAYSARSVRKGFEWLTDDLIDELANEAVDKTNLLFKAGKPKAGEMPVVLGAGGSGILLHEAIGHTFEADFNRKGTSIFSDKLNKKVAENFINIIDDGTLPNDRGAINIDDEGNDVQKTYLVKDGMLNSYLHDRISAKYYGVEPTGNGRRESFRHMPLPRMRSTYMENGPHTIEEIFAAVDYGVYVDNFSNGEVKIGAGDFTFFVKSGYIIENGKLTTPIKDINIVGNGPQALADISMAANDYKNDSGTWTCGKDGQSVPVTLGLPTVLVKKMTVGGTNA, from the coding sequence ATGTTTGCAGCAGGAAGTATTGTTTTACCTCCGCTTGTGCAATCGTGCCAAAACGTACAAATTTCAGCTGACGTGAAAAGTTATTTAGACCATTTTGAAGTGACTCCCGAGATGTTGCAAAAAGTTATTGCAACGGCCATGAATAAAGGCGGCGATTATGCCGATCTGTTTTTCGAGCATAAAATTACCAACAGCTTAGCTCTTGAAGACGGGAAAGTAAACCGGGCGTATTCCAATATTGATTTTGGAGTTGGTATCCGTGTGTTAAAAGGCGACCAAACCGGTTTTGCCTATTCAGAGAATATCGCTATTGACGACATGCTCAATGCGGCAAAGATGGCTGCCAATATTGCCAACAGCAGTGCCAATTTTACTGCTGCCGAATACAACGAAAAACTGCCTGCCAACTACTATAAAATTTCGAAAAAGTGGGAAGATGTTTCGGTGAAAGACAAAGTGCCTTTTGTACAAAAGGTAAACGATAAAATATTTGGCCTCGATGAAAAGGTTATAAAAGTAAATGCCGGAATGAGTGATGAAAGCAGTTACGTAATGTTTTATAACTCGGAAGGACGCTTAACTTACGACTACCGGCCGATGATCAGCTTTTATGCAGTTTGTGTTATGCAAGAAGGTGAACAAATTGAAAATGCTTATTCTGCACGCTCTGTTCGCAAAGGTTTCGAATGGCTCACCGATGATTTGATTGACGAGCTGGCCAACGAAGCTGTTGATAAAACCAACCTGTTGTTTAAAGCCGGAAAACCAAAAGCAGGCGAAATGCCCGTAGTTTTAGGTGCCGGAGGTTCGGGCATTCTGTTGCATGAGGCGATCGGACATACATTTGAAGCGGATTTTAACCGAAAAGGCACATCTATTTTTAGCGATAAACTGAATAAAAAAGTGGCTGAGAATTTTATAAACATCATAGATGATGGGACACTGCCAAACGACCGTGGCGCCATAAACATTGACGATGAAGGTAACGACGTACAAAAAACTTACCTGGTAAAAGACGGGATGTTGAACAGCTACCTGCACGACCGTATTAGTGCCAAGTATTATGGTGTTGAACCAACCGGTAATGGTCGTCGCGAATCGTTCCGCCACATGCCGCTGCCGCGTATGCGTTCTACTTACATGGAAAACGGCCCGCACACCATCGAAGAAATTTTTGCAGCGGTTGACTATGGTGTTTATGTCGATAATTTCAGCAACGGCGAAGTTAAGATCGGTGCCGGCGACTTCACATTCTTTGTGAAATCGGGTTACATTATCGAAAACGGAAAACTCACCACTCCTATTAAAGACATTAATATTGTTGGTAACGGACCGCAGGCTTTGGCCGATATTTCGATGGCTGCCAACGACTACAAAAACGACAGTGGCACCTGGACCTGTGGAAAAGACGGACAATCGGTTCCAGTAACACTTGGTCTGCCAACTGTTTTAGTGAAAAAAATGACTGTTGGAGGAACAAATGCATAG
- a CDS encoding glutamine synthetase beta-grasp domain-containing protein, whose translation MKSKLEYIWLDGTVPTQQLRAKTRVAENFSGKLEDCPVWSFDGSSTNQAGGEASDLLLKPVFICPDPDRKNAYLVLTEVLNPDGSAHETNGRAHIEEEDEDFWFGYEQEYFLYDPQTRLPLGFPAGGFPEPQGPYYCGVGGSKAFGRAIVEEHFDLCLEAGLNVEGINAEVAAGQWEFQIFAKGAHDAGDQIWMARFILERTAEKYGVDVEWHPKPLGKDLDWNGSGMHANFSNGLMRTCGDEKVFTAICEEFGKNIKEHIDVYGAYNDQRLTGLHETQSILEFSYGVSDRGASIRIPVGTVEDGWKGRLEDRRPSSNGDPYKIGARIIKTVHAAKV comes from the coding sequence ATGAAATCAAAATTGGAATACATTTGGTTGGATGGTACTGTGCCAACTCAACAATTAAGAGCTAAAACTCGTGTAGCTGAAAACTTTAGCGGGAAATTGGAAGACTGTCCAGTATGGTCATTCGATGGATCTTCTACAAATCAAGCCGGTGGCGAAGCTTCAGACCTTCTTTTGAAACCAGTGTTTATTTGTCCTGATCCGGATCGTAAAAATGCTTACCTGGTACTAACAGAAGTGTTAAATCCTGACGGATCTGCGCACGAAACTAACGGTCGCGCACACATTGAAGAAGAAGATGAAGATTTCTGGTTCGGTTACGAGCAGGAATATTTCTTGTACGATCCGCAAACCCGTCTTCCATTAGGTTTCCCAGCAGGAGGTTTCCCTGAACCACAAGGACCTTACTATTGTGGTGTAGGTGGTTCAAAAGCTTTCGGTCGTGCAATTGTTGAAGAGCATTTCGACCTTTGTTTAGAAGCAGGTTTAAATGTTGAAGGTATTAACGCTGAGGTTGCTGCCGGACAGTGGGAATTCCAGATTTTTGCTAAAGGTGCACACGATGCCGGAGACCAAATTTGGATGGCTCGTTTCATTTTGGAGCGCACGGCTGAAAAATATGGTGTTGATGTTGAATGGCATCCAAAACCACTTGGAAAAGACCTTGACTGGAACGGTTCGGGTATGCACGCCAACTTCTCTAACGGTTTAATGAGAACTTGTGGCGACGAAAAAGTATTTACTGCAATTTGCGAAGAATTCGGTAAAAACATTAAAGAGCATATTGATGTTTACGGAGCATACAACGATCAGCGTTTGACTGGTTTGCACGAAACACAATCAATTCTTGAGTTTAGCTATGGTGTTTCGGACCGTGGTGCTTCTATTCGTATTCCTGTTGGAACTGTAGAAGATGGTTGGAAAGGTCGTTTGGAAGACCGTCGTCCTTCATCAAATGGTGATCCTTACAAAATTGGCGCAAGAATTATAAAAACTGTTCATGCTGCAAAAGTTTAA
- a CDS encoding pyridoxal phosphate-dependent aminotransferase: MEKKQIEIKSYLFNETSHSPSLIDIIGEDQLNDVVDFCFIENPYFPDEQLLRKLQEKLPEVIKAYPSSNPKLAQQDLAAVVHVKPEYLVLGNGATELITIIQNNLVEEMGIPIPTFSEYIDKIQNLDKVKLFQLPANNKYQLDLEEYADWLVEEKRSSALIINPGNPTGQLISIEKLTDFLTRMKHLKLVLLDESFIDFADEEIPSLMSQVEQFQNLIIVRSMSKHCGVPGLRLGYCCTANEYYLRQIRNALPVWNINTLAEYFLTQLKETDVEYHKARKHVITDVRELHEALCKIDGYEVYPSNSNFILLKIKFEMSAYDLQMKLLQDFGVYVRDCSNKIGLDDKHIRIASKGRDKDQLLIHALTEVAATVQ, translated from the coding sequence ATGGAAAAGAAACAAATCGAAATAAAAAGTTACCTGTTTAACGAAACTTCGCACTCGCCATCGTTGATTGATATTATTGGTGAAGATCAATTAAATGATGTGGTGGATTTTTGTTTCATTGAAAATCCCTACTTCCCCGACGAGCAATTACTACGTAAACTGCAGGAGAAATTACCGGAGGTAATTAAAGCTTATCCATCGAGTAATCCGAAGCTAGCCCAACAGGATTTGGCAGCCGTTGTGCACGTAAAACCTGAATACCTTGTTTTGGGAAACGGTGCAACTGAGCTGATTACGATCATCCAAAATAATTTGGTTGAGGAAATGGGAATTCCTATTCCAACTTTTAGCGAATACATCGATAAAATTCAAAACCTTGATAAGGTGAAGCTGTTTCAGCTGCCCGCCAATAATAAATATCAGTTGGATTTGGAAGAATACGCTGATTGGTTGGTGGAAGAAAAACGGTCGTCGGCACTAATTATCAATCCGGGAAATCCTACCGGACAACTCATTTCGATTGAAAAACTTACCGACTTTTTAACCCGGATGAAACATTTAAAACTGGTGTTGCTTGATGAATCGTTTATTGATTTTGCCGACGAAGAAATTCCAAGCCTGATGTCTCAGGTTGAACAGTTTCAGAACCTGATTATCGTGCGCAGTATGAGTAAACATTGTGGTGTTCCGGGATTGCGTTTGGGGTACTGCTGCACCGCCAACGAATATTACCTGAGGCAAATTAGAAATGCTTTGCCCGTTTGGAATATAAATACGTTGGCGGAGTATTTTTTAACGCAGTTAAAAGAGACTGATGTTGAATACCACAAAGCCCGAAAGCATGTTATTACCGATGTTCGTGAATTGCATGAAGCGTTGTGTAAAATCGACGGATACGAAGTTTACCCATCGAACAGTAATTTTATTTTGCTGAAGATAAAATTTGAAATGAGTGCTTACGATTTGCAAATGAAACTACTGCAGGATTTTGGCGTTTATGTGCGCGATTGTTCTAACAAAATTGGGCTCGACGATAAACACATCCGAATTGCTTCAAAAGGCCGTGATAAAGACCAACTGCTTATTCATGCACTAACAGAGGTGGCTGCAACTGTTCAATAA
- a CDS encoding HAD-IIA family hydrolase encodes MRTKSFRSVVRNYRAVFFDAFGVLKNHSGLIPGIEQTFTYLEKKGIPYYVLTNDSSRSPDELAKWYQDRGMPNITTDKILSSGMLAMEFFKTKLANGKVVAYLGTKKSAHYLEIAGQNTIAISDVDLNDLEHIKSFAFLDDEGFDWNKDIDKTINLLRHKNMTVIVANTDKNYPVNKNNISVAVGGLADLVEQILGKKFIRFGKPDAQMFLLAYERAMVDVPDIQRKEILMVGDTLFTDIIGGNKFGLDTALVLSGNTLPDNAKIKISSSGIIPTYVCESAVIQL; translated from the coding sequence ATGAGAACAAAAAGTTTTAGAAGTGTAGTTAGAAACTACCGGGCCGTGTTTTTTGATGCCTTTGGTGTATTAAAAAACCATTCAGGCCTTATTCCGGGAATTGAACAGACCTTTACATACCTGGAAAAGAAAGGTATTCCATATTACGTATTAACCAACGACTCGTCACGAAGTCCCGATGAGCTGGCAAAGTGGTATCAGGATAGAGGAATGCCGAATATTACTACAGATAAAATTCTCTCGTCGGGGATGTTGGCGATGGAGTTTTTTAAAACCAAATTGGCTAACGGCAAAGTGGTAGCCTATTTAGGAACAAAAAAATCAGCACATTACCTTGAAATAGCCGGACAAAATACAATTGCCATTAGCGATGTAGATTTGAATGATCTTGAACACATTAAATCTTTTGCCTTTTTGGACGACGAAGGTTTTGACTGGAACAAAGATATTGACAAAACCATAAACCTGCTTCGCCATAAAAACATGACCGTAATTGTTGCCAATACCGATAAAAATTATCCGGTTAACAAAAACAACATTTCGGTGGCTGTTGGTGGATTAGCCGATCTGGTGGAGCAAATTCTTGGCAAAAAATTCATCCGCTTCGGCAAACCCGATGCCCAAATGTTTCTACTGGCATACGAACGTGCAATGGTTGATGTACCGGATATCCAACGAAAAGAAATATTAATGGTTGGCGACACGCTGTTTACCGATATTATTGGAGGAAATAAATTTGGACTGGACACGGCACTTGTTCTTTCGGGAAATACGCTGCCCGACAATGCAAAAATAAAGATCAGCAGTTCGGGAATTATTCCAACTTATGTTTGCGAATCGGCAGTTATTCAGTTGTAA
- a CDS encoding aminoglycoside phosphotransferase/kinase family protein, with translation MMQRLDYGEIIKLAWKEFDNDRYEIKGVFNVSAMVSTNHVYKLSFYKREPVFAKISEYGNFEDFREDHIIINNLANNLEFPYQMFLAQSLVKRNDLFIYRYHERERSAWVVFYNPIQIRNKLPRRLETKHIKKLGRELALFHKACTNVSNQLPHSSKNVITDIQRLKRSIHKDEIKMYESHKDLILRHADHFLENADRVNYNTEIETIPVLVDWNIGNFSVTGDGKFYSRWDYDWFRMSSRVMDFYFFSRVVSDGGDRTVFSYMVDTLMEDRFMLFLKEYHKVFPLTPPEVQLIKEVYRFFILNYVIKDGPYFFRKYYSTKLIKEAYDSYFPAMDANYRVEKILKTLKL, from the coding sequence ATGATGCAGAGACTGGATTATGGAGAGATAATAAAACTTGCGTGGAAAGAATTTGACAACGACCGCTACGAAATAAAAGGTGTTTTTAATGTAAGCGCCATGGTTTCAACCAATCATGTTTACAAATTATCGTTTTATAAACGAGAACCTGTTTTTGCGAAAATTTCGGAGTACGGTAATTTCGAAGACTTTCGGGAAGATCACATCATCATTAACAACCTGGCTAACAATCTCGAGTTTCCTTATCAAATGTTTCTGGCGCAATCGCTGGTAAAACGTAATGACCTGTTTATTTATCGTTACCACGAACGAGAGCGCAGTGCCTGGGTGGTTTTTTACAACCCCATTCAGATACGAAATAAATTGCCACGAAGATTGGAAACAAAGCACATTAAAAAACTGGGACGAGAGCTGGCTCTATTTCACAAAGCCTGCACCAACGTTTCAAACCAATTACCGCACTCTTCAAAAAATGTAATAACCGATATTCAGCGGCTAAAACGCTCCATTCATAAAGATGAAATAAAAATGTACGAGTCGCACAAGGATCTGATTTTGCGTCATGCCGATCATTTTCTTGAAAATGCCGACCGGGTGAATTACAACACCGAAATTGAAACAATACCCGTTTTGGTTGACTGGAATATTGGTAATTTTTCGGTAACCGGCGACGGTAAATTTTATTCGCGCTGGGATTACGACTGGTTCAGAATGTCGTCGAGGGTAATGGATTTTTATTTTTTCAGCCGCGTAGTTTCCGATGGTGGCGACCGCACAGTATTTAGTTACATGGTTGACACCTTAATGGAAGACCGTTTTATGCTTTTTCTCAAAGAATATCACAAAGTATTCCCGCTCACACCACCAGAAGTGCAATTAATTAAAGAAGTTTATCGCTTTTTTATTCTGAACTATGTAATTAAAGACGGGCCTTACTTTTTCAGGAAATATTATTCCACAAAACTAATTAAGGAAGCCTACGATTCTTACTTCCCTGCCATGGATGCCAATTACAGGGTGGAGAAAATTTTAAAAACATTAAAACTCTGA
- a CDS encoding glutamine synthetase family protein: protein MDKQEILTKIKEKDYTKIKFAVADIDGILRGKYIHKNKFLNALDNGLGFCDVIFGWDCNDKCYENSKITGWHTGYPDAKASVAPETYRQIPWENNTPFLLGDFSSDKKYAEAACSRSLLKRIAHQSEEMGFKPVFSQEFEWFNFQGTPTEISDSNFTELKPISPGMFGYSILRSSLHQPYFNDLFELLNKFEIPIEGLHTETGPGVLEATIIHDDILPAADKALLLKSAVKEIAYQHNFVATFMAKWNEKLPGCGGHIHQSLWDLDKNKNIFFDSESTEGMSSTMQHYIAGLLKCLPEILPMFAPNPNSYKRLSGGDWAPRTLTWGIDNRTCAIRAIPGSEKSTRIELRVPGSDTNAYLALGASLAAGLYGVKNKLPLKNPPTKGNGYLEMRNGVLPDSLEKATKLMANSEIANELFGQAFVKHFTLTREWECQQIDNNDPQWELKRYFEII, encoded by the coding sequence ATGGATAAGCAAGAAATACTGACCAAAATAAAGGAAAAAGATTATACGAAAATAAAGTTTGCCGTAGCCGATATAGACGGGATTTTGCGTGGCAAATACATTCACAAAAACAAGTTTCTGAATGCACTGGATAACGGGCTGGGATTTTGCGATGTGATATTTGGCTGGGATTGCAACGACAAATGTTACGAGAACAGCAAAATTACCGGCTGGCACACGGGATATCCCGATGCAAAAGCCAGCGTTGCCCCTGAAACTTATCGTCAGATTCCGTGGGAAAACAATACGCCTTTTCTTTTGGGTGATTTTAGTAGCGATAAGAAATATGCCGAAGCAGCCTGTTCGCGTAGTTTATTAAAACGCATTGCGCACCAAAGTGAAGAAATGGGTTTTAAACCTGTCTTTTCGCAAGAATTTGAGTGGTTTAATTTTCAGGGAACACCAACTGAAATCTCTGATTCAAACTTTACCGAACTGAAACCAATTTCGCCGGGGATGTTTGGATATTCCATTTTGCGAAGTTCTCTCCATCAGCCCTATTTTAACGACTTATTTGAACTTTTAAATAAGTTCGAAATACCAATTGAAGGATTGCACACCGAAACGGGGCCTGGAGTTTTAGAAGCAACTATTATTCACGACGACATTTTACCAGCTGCCGACAAAGCCTTGCTACTAAAATCAGCCGTAAAAGAGATTGCTTATCAACACAATTTCGTGGCCACATTTATGGCCAAATGGAATGAAAAACTACCGGGTTGTGGTGGCCATATTCACCAAAGTTTGTGGGATTTAGATAAAAATAAAAATATATTTTTTGATTCAGAATCAACAGAAGGGATGAGTTCAACCATGCAACATTACATTGCCGGACTTTTAAAATGTCTTCCTGAAATACTGCCCATGTTTGCGCCCAACCCAAACAGTTACAAACGCCTGAGCGGCGGCGATTGGGCACCTCGTACACTTACTTGGGGAATTGATAACCGTACTTGTGCGATACGCGCCATTCCCGGAAGTGAAAAATCTACACGCATCGAATTACGAGTTCCAGGCTCGGACACCAATGCCTACCTGGCACTTGGCGCTTCATTGGCGGCCGGACTTTATGGAGTAAAAAATAAACTACCGCTAAAAAACCCTCCCACCAAAGGAAATGGCTATTTGGAAATGAGAAATGGAGTATTACCTGATTCGCTTGAAAAAGCCACAAAACTTATGGCCAATTCGGAAATTGCCAACGAATTGTTTGGCCAGGCATTTGTAAAACATTTCACCCTTACACGCGAATGGGAATGTCAGCAGATTGATAACAACGATCCACAGTGGGAATTAAAAAGGTATTTTGAAATAATTTAA
- a CDS encoding glutamine synthetase III family protein — translation MAQFRFKALDEVLNRKPIEIERENNLVSDYYGMLVFDQAKMKKYLSREAYKAVTDAVERGTIIDRKMADQVAQGMKAWAIENGATHYTHWFHPLTDGTAEKHDAFIVHGADGSVIESFSGTLLAQQEPDASSFPSGGIRQTFEARGYTAWDPSSPAFISETTLTIPTIFISYTGEALDYKTPLLRALNTIDKAATGVCQYFDKNVSRVTANLGWEQEYFLIDEALYMARPDLMLTGRTLMGHASSKDQQLDDHYFSSIPTRVNKFMQDVENEAYKLGIPVKTRHNEVAPNQFELAPIYEEANLANDHNQLCMDIMQKIARRHKFRILFHEKPFAGINGSGKHNNWSLSTNTGVNLYSPGKNPKSNLQFLTFVINTLKAVFDNQDLLRASILTSSNQHRLGANEAPPSIISVFLGTEVSAMLDLMEEAVVDRKMTPDEKTALKLNIGRIPEIILDNTDRNRTSPFAFTGNRFEFRAVGSMANNASALIVLNTAVADQLKKFKAEVDAHIEKGVKKDEAIFQVLKTLIIDTKPIRFNGDGYSVDWVKEAEKRGLSNIGNVPDSLAAYLREDYIDLFKRNGIFNKTEIEGRVEVEYEKFIMKVQIESRVLADIAINHIVPTAVEYQTMLLENVKNLKEVFPEEEFLSLAGGRLDLIREVGSHISAIKAKRKEMIAARSKANKVEDVIDRSKEYDKEVRPFLDDIRDHIDRLELIVDNEKWPLPKYRELLFIR, via the coding sequence ATGGCACAATTTAGATTTAAAGCACTTGATGAAGTGCTTAACCGTAAGCCGATAGAAATCGAACGCGAGAATAATCTGGTTTCGGATTACTATGGTATGTTGGTATTCGATCAGGCAAAAATGAAAAAATATCTGTCGCGCGAAGCCTACAAAGCGGTTACCGATGCGGTTGAACGCGGAACAATAATTGATCGAAAAATGGCCGACCAGGTGGCGCAGGGAATGAAAGCCTGGGCAATTGAAAACGGCGCCACCCACTACACGCACTGGTTTCATCCTTTAACCGATGGAACTGCCGAAAAACACGATGCATTTATTGTTCATGGTGCCGACGGAAGTGTAATTGAATCATTCTCCGGTACACTTTTAGCACAACAAGAACCGGATGCTTCGTCCTTTCCGAGTGGTGGAATCCGCCAAACTTTCGAGGCCAGAGGTTACACGGCCTGGGACCCTTCGTCTCCGGCATTTATAAGCGAAACAACACTGACAATTCCTACCATATTTATTTCCTATACCGGTGAGGCACTCGATTATAAAACCCCTTTGCTGCGTGCCTTAAATACAATTGACAAAGCTGCTACCGGAGTGTGCCAGTATTTTGATAAAAACGTGTCGCGTGTAACAGCTAACCTCGGGTGGGAGCAGGAATATTTCTTAATTGATGAGGCATTGTACATGGCTCGTCCTGACCTGATGTTAACTGGCCGGACTTTAATGGGGCATGCATCATCAAAAGATCAGCAGCTCGATGATCACTATTTTTCATCAATCCCAACGCGTGTAAATAAATTTATGCAGGATGTTGAGAATGAAGCTTACAAGCTGGGTATTCCGGTAAAAACCCGTCATAATGAGGTTGCTCCCAACCAATTTGAGTTAGCTCCGATTTACGAAGAGGCCAATCTGGCTAACGATCATAACCAGTTGTGCATGGATATTATGCAGAAAATAGCCCGTCGCCATAAATTCCGCATTCTTTTTCACGAAAAGCCTTTTGCCGGAATTAACGGATCGGGAAAACACAACAACTGGTCGTTATCGACCAATACGGGTGTGAATTTGTATTCGCCGGGGAAAAATCCAAAATCGAATCTGCAGTTCTTAACCTTTGTAATCAATACTTTAAAAGCCGTTTTTGATAATCAGGATTTGCTGCGTGCAAGTATTTTAACATCATCAAACCAACACCGTCTGGGAGCCAATGAGGCGCCTCCATCTATAATTTCAGTTTTTCTGGGAACAGAAGTTTCGGCAATGCTGGATCTGATGGAAGAAGCGGTGGTTGACCGTAAAATGACTCCGGATGAAAAAACTGCTTTAAAACTGAATATTGGTCGCATTCCTGAGATTATTCTCGACAATACCGACCGAAACCGTACATCGCCATTTGCCTTTACCGGAAACCGTTTTGAATTTCGCGCTGTGGGGTCGATGGCGAATAATGCTTCTGCTCTGATTGTGTTGAATACGGCAGTTGCCGATCAGCTTAAAAAATTCAAAGCGGAGGTTGATGCACATATCGAAAAAGGAGTGAAAAAAGATGAGGCGATTTTCCAGGTGCTGAAAACCTTGATTATTGATACAAAACCAATTCGATTTAATGGCGATGGTTACAGTGTTGACTGGGTGAAGGAGGCTGAAAAAAGAGGTTTGTCGAATATCGGGAATGTACCGGATTCGCTGGCCGCCTATCTGCGTGAGGATTACATCGATCTGTTCAAACGAAATGGTATTTTCAATAAAACCGAAATTGAAGGAAGGGTAGAGGTTGAATACGAGAAATTTATTATGAAAGTGCAGATTGAATCGCGTGTTCTTGCCGATATTGCCATTAATCATATTGTACCAACGGCAGTTGAGTATCAAACTATGTTGCTCGAAAATGTGAAAAATCTGAAAGAAGTATTTCCGGAAGAGGAGTTTCTGTCGTTGGCAGGTGGCAGGTTAGATCTGATTAGGGAAGTTGGCAGTCATATTTCAGCGATTAAAGCAAAACGTAAGGAAATGATTGCTGCCCGTTCCAAAGCAAATAAAGTGGAAGACGTGATTGATAGGTCAAAAGAATATGATAAAGAGGTGCGTCCGTTTCTGGATGATATTCGCGATCATATCGACCGACTTGAACTAATTGTTGACAATGAGAAATGGCCGTTGCCAAAGTACCGCGAGCTGCTTTTTATTCGATAA
- a CDS encoding PD40 domain-containing protein — protein MKQVKLAVFVIIIVFLSGCGSARHGRDALLSQDIGEYYKAIEKYRKARKKEKNRQKRIEYAYQLAECYRAIGRYDYAAQNYKFAIRLGYDDTEALLHYADMLRITQKYEEAYETYRTYLDSVPGDQRALDGVEAMQKTQEWVANPTRHIINPIKEINSRESDFAPVFVGGRDNEIYFTSSRQASTGKKESMITGQKYTDIYRATFGIQRQKWEKPKLLDENMIINTGEEEGAVTLSSTGEEMIFTRCRYDKSEPLGAELYSTSQSRGSWSGPIRLQIVGDSIIAAHPALSADGMEIYFVSDMLGGQGGKDIWKATVDGGSFGKPVNLGPIINTAGDEMFPFVRDNGELYFASNGHIGQGGFDLFQAHRNEDGIWVVENMGSPMNSPADDFGIAFVTGENKGMFTSNRKGSRAMIFTRFLFRQKCIRSKLTFSTRKQRRILVDQPCVLSELMVQT, from the coding sequence ATGAAGCAGGTTAAACTAGCTGTTTTTGTTATTATAATAGTCTTTTTAAGTGGTTGTGGATCGGCCAGACACGGGCGCGATGCTTTACTTTCGCAAGATATTGGTGAATATTATAAAGCCATTGAAAAGTACCGTAAGGCCAGGAAAAAAGAAAAGAACCGGCAAAAAAGGATCGAATATGCTTATCAATTGGCAGAATGTTACCGGGCCATCGGTCGCTACGATTATGCAGCCCAAAACTACAAGTTTGCCATCCGCTTGGGATATGACGATACCGAAGCACTGTTGCATTATGCCGATATGTTGCGCATAACACAAAAATACGAAGAGGCTTACGAAACTTACCGAACCTACCTCGATTCGGTTCCGGGCGACCAGCGTGCGTTAGATGGTGTTGAGGCCATGCAAAAAACGCAGGAATGGGTAGCCAATCCAACACGTCATATTATAAACCCGATAAAAGAGATTAACTCGCGCGAAAGTGATTTTGCCCCTGTTTTTGTTGGTGGTCGCGACAACGAGATTTATTTTACTTCATCGCGACAAGCATCCACTGGTAAAAAAGAAAGCATGATAACCGGACAAAAATACACCGATATATATCGTGCTACTTTTGGTATACAACGCCAAAAATGGGAAAAGCCAAAGTTATTGGACGAGAACATGATCATTAATACCGGTGAAGAAGAAGGAGCTGTTACATTAAGCTCAACCGGTGAAGAAATGATATTTACACGATGCCGATACGATAAATCGGAACCTTTGGGTGCCGAACTGTATTCCACTTCGCAGTCGCGCGGATCGTGGTCAGGGCCAATAAGACTACAAATTGTTGGCGATAGTATTATTGCTGCACACCCTGCACTGAGTGCCGATGGAATGGAGATTTACTTTGTTTCGGATATGTTAGGAGGCCAGGGAGGAAAAGATATTTGGAAAGCAACGGTTGACGGTGGTAGTTTTGGAAAACCGGTAAATCTTGGCCCGATTATAAATACCGCCGGCGACGAAATGTTCCCTTTTGTGCGCGATAACGGAGAACTTTATTTTGCCTCGAATGGGCACATTGGGCAAGGAGGTTTTGATTTGTTTCAGGCACACCGAAACGAAGATGGAATTTGGGTGGTTGAAAATATGGGATCGCCAATGAATTCGCCCGCCGACGATTTTGGAATTGCATTTGTAACCGGCGAAAACAAAGGGATGTTTACATCAAACCGCAAAGGTTCGCGGGCGATGATATTTACTCGTTTCTTGTTCCGCCAAAAGTGTATCAGATCGAAATTGACGTTTTCAACAAGGAAACAGCGTCGCATCTTGGTGGATCAACCATGCGTATTATCGGAACTGATGGTACAAACTTAA